Proteins encoded in a region of the Paenibacillus sp. W2I17 genome:
- a CDS encoding MerR family transcriptional regulator, translating into MFFSMKYVVENYNITAKTLRFYEEQGILPNISRDEKGNRVYTEQQIDWISFILCLKETGMPLSKIKDYKESYEMGNSTYSEREEMLKKHKIELQKKIEESLKHMEEINYKLAMYELQKDEVRKNPNHNFKCHGLEVNIVDTRGG; encoded by the coding sequence ATGTTTTTTTCAATGAAATATGTGGTGGAGAATTATAATATAACTGCAAAGACACTTCGATTTTATGAAGAGCAAGGGATATTACCGAATATTTCGCGCGACGAAAAAGGGAATAGAGTTTATACCGAACAACAAATCGATTGGATTTCTTTTATTCTTTGTCTCAAAGAAACAGGAATGCCACTTTCTAAAATTAAAGACTACAAGGAATCTTATGAGATGGGGAACTCCACCTATTCAGAAAGAGAGGAAATGTTAAAGAAACATAAAATTGAATTACAAAAGAAAATCGAAGAAAGTCTGAAACATATGGAAGAAATAAATTATAAATTAGCTATGTATGAGCTTCAAAAAGATGAGGTTAGGAAAAATCCTAACCACAATTTTAAATGTCACGGTCTTGAGGTGAACATTGTCGATACCAGGGGGGGGTGA
- a CDS encoding restriction endonuclease, with translation MNWSENVTLWVIGCIIILLLLAWIIRRVIRRGQRIRSEANPRKITIKDIDKMEDGSEFELYLYHLFEELGYDEVHKTTSSRDFGADLVFVDRLGRRSVIQAKRYGANHPVGLSAVQEIYTSMRYYEADRSIVLTSARYTEACRTLAAVNGVKLLDREDLMELILLFKARRVEEALELIEEDDHEPIETWQSRRKRQSR, from the coding sequence ATGAACTGGAGTGAAAATGTGACCCTATGGGTCATTGGATGTATCATCATATTGTTGCTGCTGGCCTGGATTATTCGGCGTGTTATCAGGCGCGGGCAGCGGATCCGAAGTGAAGCCAATCCTCGTAAGATCACAATAAAGGACATCGACAAGATGGAGGATGGTTCGGAATTTGAATTATATCTCTATCATTTATTCGAAGAGCTCGGGTACGATGAGGTACATAAGACAACGAGCAGCCGGGATTTTGGGGCAGATCTGGTGTTTGTTGATAGACTCGGCAGACGAAGTGTTATACAAGCGAAGCGATATGGTGCGAACCATCCTGTAGGATTGAGTGCAGTGCAGGAGATATATACATCCATGCGTTATTATGAAGCCGACCGATCAATTGTATTAACGTCCGCCCGTTACACTGAAGCCTGTCGGACGCTTGCAGCCGTTAATGGAGTGAAGCTGCTGGACCGGGAAGACCTGATGGAGTTAATTCTTTTATTTAAAGCGAGAAGAGTAGAAGAAGCATTGGAACTGATCGAAGAAGATGATCACGAACCAATCGAGACGTGGCAGTCCCGGCGAAAGCGGCAATCCCGCTAG